Proteins from a single region of Apium graveolens cultivar Ventura chromosome 7, ASM990537v1, whole genome shotgun sequence:
- the LOC141671215 gene encoding uncharacterized protein LOC141671215 gives MTSDQPQLLETSEASLRKDTSFERETSGFGTDAVVEEGDKALNVFTDVIDSDDEREYKKTRPMKELLWVENKAPAGKGNGTQTLQQTGERPASSNGQEFVRAQGSRKAKRSCPFLPNINPVSTKHAKATGFVSHPLISRKSNYQK, from the exons ATGACATCTGATCAACCTCAACTACTGGAAACCTCTGAAGCATCACTGAGAAAGGACACTTCATTTGAGCGAGAAACTTCAG GTTTCGGAACTGATGCTGTTGTAGAAGAGGGTGATAAAGCTTTGAATGTGTTCACTGATGTCATTGACAGTGACGACGAAAGAGAGTACAAAAAAACCCGTCCAATGAAAGAATTGTTATGGGTGGAGAACAAGGCACCTGCTGGAAAAGGTAACGGAACTCAAACTCTGCAACAAACAGGGGAAAGGCCTGCTTCAAGCAATG GACAAGAGTTCGTTAGAGCTCAAGGGAGCAGAAAAGCAAAGAGATCTTGTCCTTTCTTGCCTAATATAAATCCAGTTTCAACTAAGCATGCAAAGGCTACTG GATTTGTTTCTCATCCACTGATATCCAGAAAATCAAATTACCAGAAATAA